A window of Dorea formicigenerans contains these coding sequences:
- a CDS encoding ABC transporter ATP-binding protein, which produces MSVILETKQLCKFYGAGENQIKAVNQVDIQIEQGEFVAIVGKSGSGKSTLLHMLGGLDTPTKGSVTLAGKDLYRMKEDALAVFRRRKIGFVFQAFNLVSSVNVWENIVLPLGLDGRKVDEAYVNDIIATLGIENRIYNLPNQLSGGQQQRVAIARALVNRPEIIFADEPTGNLDSKTSDEVIALLKMTAKKYGQTIVMITHDDEIAQVADRILVIEDGQVVDFR; this is translated from the coding sequence ATGAGTGTGATATTAGAAACCAAGCAGCTTTGTAAGTTTTATGGCGCAGGTGAGAATCAGATCAAAGCGGTCAATCAGGTGGACATTCAGATTGAGCAGGGAGAATTTGTCGCAATTGTCGGAAAGTCAGGTTCCGGTAAAAGTACATTACTTCATATGCTTGGAGGGCTAGACACCCCGACAAAAGGCAGTGTTACTTTAGCAGGGAAAGATTTATACAGGATGAAGGAAGATGCCCTTGCTGTTTTCCGCAGAAGAAAAATCGGATTTGTTTTTCAGGCATTTAATCTGGTTTCATCTGTTAATGTCTGGGAAAATATTGTACTGCCACTGGGGCTGGATGGAAGAAAAGTGGATGAAGCGTATGTAAATGATATTATTGCAACTCTGGGGATTGAAAACCGGATTTATAATCTGCCAAATCAGTTATCCGGAGGACAGCAACAGAGAGTAGCAATTGCAAGAGCACTGGTGAATCGTCCGGAAATTATATTTGCAGATGAGCCGACAGGAAATCTTGATTCTAAGACCAGTGATGAGGTAATCGCCCTGCTTAAGATGACAGCAAAAAAATATGGACAGACAATTGTAATGATTACCCATGATGACGAAATTGCACAGGTCGCTGACCGTATTCTGGTGATTGAGGACGGACAGGTGGTGGATTTTAGATGA
- a CDS encoding ABC transporter permease, with amino-acid sequence MKTISRIAYSNDKRNRTRSILIMMAICLTTMLLVIISTVGNGVIHLQKSQAAGSYGSNYGLFVSADGSQLKEVNRRAEIDATGSMCTEGIIKGNEKGGFVCMDEIARKMLPYNKEYELKEGKYPEKMQEIAAGRAFFRAMGYGDVKIGDTVTLDYRAGMQSEYKPEEFVVSGILYDRDEYTIEASYVAFGSQEFYDEHVAENDRQYNIYFTLNDSANVSMNNIDSVIKQIAAACGIEEKNVIVNDLYLQWVLQPSYETIAVCGVLILAIVLFSVVVIYNIFQVGIANKIQEYGKIKALGATKKQMKQLIFREGMFLTISSIPVGLLLGFLIAKCGFNWLVEQGNLVSTGTGSMGVQNQQVSLFSLPVMLLCIFVSFLTVALALRKPMKIVSRISPIEATRYLENAETQKKGKRNGRKNVTVFSMAMANITGNPKRTIGTILTLGLSCALFVIISNYVGNIDTEHEARLSVNHGQFELQLDYSSEYDERYPENNLDTILTDNPLNDSLIEEIKSIPGVTDVMTREIVSVNLNGTRFPAAVVSKKDFDFMRQDGDIGSMDYDQAVKNGDIFFGWSTWMEQDGYAPGESIAFDFENGSGTYTYQGKIAGSFVSADTYLVIPEGVYRSMNPRGTAYGYLWVDCDKKDVASVEQSLNTLLSNTSHIKMDTYHAQLQSAEFASSMMKLGCYLFMAIVGLIGFMNMANTMIMNITTKKQEYGVLQAVGMTNKQLNLCLQLQGLIFTVGTICVALIIGLPLGYTLFSYAKHNGIFGMNIYHVPIVPIFIMILLVGLLQIVLSCVLSSNLKKETLVERIRYQG; translated from the coding sequence ATGAAGACAATAAGCAGGATTGCATATAGCAATGACAAAAGGAACAGGACAAGAAGTATACTGATTATGATGGCAATCTGTCTGACCACGATGCTGCTTGTTATCATCAGTACTGTGGGAAATGGGGTAATTCATTTACAGAAAAGTCAGGCGGCAGGATCATATGGAAGCAATTATGGTCTGTTTGTTTCCGCAGACGGATCGCAGTTAAAAGAAGTAAACCGCCGTGCGGAAATAGATGCTACAGGCTCTATGTGCACTGAAGGTATCATAAAAGGTAATGAAAAAGGCGGGTTTGTCTGCATGGATGAGATTGCAAGAAAAATGCTTCCTTATAATAAAGAATATGAGTTGAAGGAAGGAAAGTATCCGGAAAAAATGCAGGAAATTGCCGCAGGAAGAGCATTTTTTCGTGCAATGGGGTATGGTGATGTAAAGATCGGAGATACGGTTACACTGGATTACCGCGCAGGGATGCAGTCAGAATATAAGCCGGAAGAATTTGTTGTCAGCGGAATCCTATATGATCGGGATGAGTATACCATCGAGGCATCTTATGTTGCTTTCGGGTCACAGGAGTTTTATGATGAGCACGTCGCAGAGAATGACAGACAGTATAATATTTATTTTACTTTAAATGATTCTGCAAATGTATCTATGAATAATATTGATTCGGTTATAAAGCAGATTGCAGCAGCTTGTGGGATCGAAGAAAAAAACGTTATAGTCAATGATCTCTATTTGCAATGGGTCTTGCAGCCGAGTTATGAAACGATTGCGGTATGCGGGGTTTTGATTCTTGCAATTGTACTTTTCTCTGTTGTGGTCATTTATAATATTTTTCAGGTCGGTATTGCTAACAAGATACAGGAGTATGGAAAAATCAAGGCTCTGGGAGCAACAAAAAAGCAGATGAAACAACTGATCTTCAGAGAGGGTATGTTTTTGACAATTTCTTCAATACCAGTTGGATTGCTTCTTGGTTTTCTGATTGCAAAATGCGGTTTTAACTGGCTGGTAGAACAGGGGAACCTTGTATCAACCGGAACTGGCTCTATGGGAGTTCAAAATCAGCAGGTGTCACTGTTTTCCCTGCCTGTTATGCTTCTATGTATTTTCGTATCATTTCTTACCGTTGCTTTGGCACTGCGTAAACCAATGAAAATTGTTTCACGGATTTCACCTATCGAAGCAACACGGTATTTAGAAAATGCAGAAACACAAAAAAAAGGAAAACGAAATGGCAGAAAAAATGTCACCGTGTTTTCTATGGCAATGGCAAATATAACGGGTAATCCAAAAAGAACCATTGGTACCATCCTTACACTGGGGCTTTCCTGCGCATTGTTTGTGATTATCTCTAATTATGTGGGAAATATTGACACGGAGCATGAAGCACGTCTTTCCGTTAATCATGGACAATTTGAACTGCAGCTTGACTATTCTTCTGAGTATGATGAAAGATATCCCGAGAATAATCTGGATACGATTCTGACGGATAATCCATTGAATGATTCGCTGATTGAAGAAATCAAAAGCATTCCGGGAGTGACAGATGTCATGACGAGAGAGATTGTCTCTGTAAATCTGAACGGAACAAGATTTCCGGCTGCTGTTGTGAGTAAAAAGGATTTTGATTTTATGCGCCAAGATGGGGATATTGGCTCTATGGACTATGATCAGGCGGTAAAGAATGGTGATATTTTCTTTGGCTGGTCAACGTGGATGGAACAAGATGGATATGCTCCGGGTGAATCCATTGCATTTGACTTTGAGAATGGAAGTGGAACCTATACCTATCAGGGAAAGATTGCAGGATCTTTTGTAAGTGCGGACACTTATCTTGTCATTCCAGAAGGTGTATACCGTTCCATGAATCCGAGAGGAACAGCCTATGGCTATCTGTGGGTGGACTGTGATAAAAAAGATGTGGCATCTGTGGAACAAAGTCTGAATACTTTGCTTTCTAATACTTCGCATATAAAAATGGATACCTATCATGCGCAGTTACAATCTGCCGAATTTGCAAGCAGCATGATGAAGCTTGGCTGTTATCTGTTTATGGCCATTGTAGGACTCATCGGGTTTATGAATATGGCGAATACCATGATTATGAATATTACGACAAAAAAGCAGGAATATGGTGTATTACAGGCTGTGGGTATGACAAATAAACAATTAAATTTATGTCTGCAGTTACAGGGACTGATTTTTACGGTTGGTACCATATGCGTAGCTTTGATCATTGGTCTGCCGCTCGGCTATACACTTTTTTCCTATGCAAAACATAATGGAATATTTGGAATGAATATCTACCATGTTCCAATCGTACCAATTTTTATTATGATTCTTTTGGTCGGTCTGTTGCAGATTGTACTTTCCTGCGTTTTAAGCAGTAATCTGAAAAAGGAAACGCTGGTAGAAAGAATAAGGTATCAGGGATAG